Genomic segment of Leptospira perdikensis:
ATCTTTATGCCCACGGCAATTTCCAAAAGCAAATGCCATCACCGATACAAGACCGACTGTTGTAGTGATTTTTAAAACTTGTTTGAGAGAGATCATAAAACCTTCCTTGTTTGTTTGGTGAATATGACCCGGAAGATGAAGGGAGAGTTCCCTACCTCCAAAAAAAGAGGCAGGGAATCTAAAAAAATTAGAAACTTGGGAACGGATCTCCCGTGATGAAACCATCTGTTTTCAAATCTTGGCAAGAAATGATATTGGTGATTGTGGAACCAAGCACAAAACCCTTAAAGCCTTGGATTTCAGAAACACACTGATCCACATCAGCTTTAACATAGTATTTTGCCGAATCAATACTTGCGATATCGGCCGCAAGTAAACTAAGAATAGAAACGCTAGGTCTTCCTACTAAAACAGTAGAATTGATAAGGTCCGTTTGAATAGCTGCATCCGTAATTCTTGAAGCCACAACAGAACCTTTTTCACGATCAATCGTTGCCCCTGCTGGATTTAAGATCAGACAGTTCGTTAGCGAAAACGCTAAAGCAACAAAAAGTAATTTTTTTAACATAAATGTTTCCTTGGATAATGGTTTCACCAAATCTAGATTATCCTTATTTCTGTTTCAAGAAAAAACCAACAGAGAATCTCAATTTAACAACGGTCAATCGCCAACAATAAAGATTGTGAGAAACCAATTGTTTTTCTTTTTTTCAAAGAAAGCTCTGTAGTCAAGAGGACTACGTAAAAACCGATCACATACATAACCGGCTTTCCCTTGGGGTGTACAAATCTTTTTCCAATTACAATTACTTTCTTTTTCAAGTCGCCTTCCATCTAAATCATCTGCTTCTGATCTGACAATCTGGTAACTGAGCTGTGTGATGGCTTTGGATTCTTTAGAGGCATCTTCTCTTACGTTTACATTTTTCCCAATGACTAAATAATAAGTGAAAGGATCATAATCACCCGGAAAAGTTTCAAAAAAATAGGGAGCGACCATTTGGCCTTCTTTATTCTGACGAAACCCTAATTTGACAACTTCCTCCATCAATTCCCAGAAATTGGAAGTAGATGGTTTTTCTGTTAGTTGGAATGATTTTAAAAAATCTTTTTTCCCCGCTTCTGCACCAAAGGAAAAGTGAATTTCGTTATCGATCACTTCTTCCAAAGCCTTTCTGTCTTTGGTTTTCAAAATTTTTAGGAACTTGGTTTTGAATTCGTTGAAACTTTTGTCCTTCGCCGAATGGTCGATAGGTGTTAAAGTCTTAGCGGGGAAAGGGTCACAGGGTAAAAGAACCGTTGGGAGAAAAAAAGCAAAAAGAACAATCTTGTATTTTAGCATAAAACTTGCAAAAAAGATACTCCGAACCCTCAAAGAATCAATTCTTTTTCGATACATTCACCGCCAGGGAACATTGTTTTGCGATCCCTAAATTTTCACGGATTTCTTCCAAGGAAAGTTTTTTCCGTTTGAGTTCACAAACTTTCAAAAAAAGTTCTGAATACTCTTTGTCCAATTTTTCGCCTTCTTCGTCTTCTTCAGTCAATACAAGTTTAGCAATATCGACACAAGACCTTTCTGATTCTGGCAATAATTGAAATATCGTTTTTATGGTTTCTTCCTTTTGTTTACAAGAAGCACCTGTCGGTTGTTTTTCCTTTCCAAGAAGGGGGGAAAAGAAAAGGAATGCAATAGAGATGAGGAGGAAGGATCGGATTTTGAACATCGGCAACATAAATCTTCTTCCCATTTGGATTTGGTCGAGTATCTTTCGTCCTATCCAAGAGAATTTAGAAATTTATGAGCCAAACAATACGCAGAGAACACGACCTTTTGGGGGAACGAGATCTCCCCGCGGATGTTTACTGGGGAATCCACACCCTAAGGGCATTGGAAAACTATCCCATTACCGGCAAAACCATCGGCACTTATCCCGATCTAGTACGGGCTCTTGCTTATATCAAAAGGGCTTCTGCTAAAGCCAATCTACAACTAGGCCAACTTTCTAAAGAAAAAACAAAGATGATTGTGGATGCTTGTGACAGAATTCTAGCAAACGAATTTCATTCACAATTTGTAGTTGATGTGATCCAAGGCGGAGCTGGAACCTCCACTAATATGAATGCCAATGAAGTGATCACAAACATCGCTTTAGAAATGGCCGGTTTTACAAAAGGAGACTATTCTCACCTACATCCGTTAAACGATGTCAACATGTCACAAAGTACAAATGACGTTTATCCTTCATCCCTTAAAGTGGCAGCAGTATTTGCGATCAAGGATTTACTTTCTGCTATGGAAGAACTGCAATTAGCTTTTCGCAAAAAATCAGAGGAGTTTAAAGATATTTTAAAAATCGGGAGAACCCAATTACAGGACGCAGTACCAATGACTTTGGGGCAAGAATTTTCCACTTACGACGTCATGTTAGGTGAAGATATTAGCAGATTAAAAGAAGCAACCTCTCTGATTGGAGAAATCAATTTAGGGGCTACGGCAATTGGTACAGGAATCAATACAGACATTCGATACTCACAGATTGTTACCGATATTTTATCAAACGACACAGGTCTGAGCCTTATTGCCGCACCGAATTTAATTGAAGCCACGCAAGATACAGGTGCCTTTGTACAATTATCTGGGGTTCTCAAACGGATTGCGACCAAACTTTCTAAAGTATGTAATGACCTAAGACTTCTTTCCAGTGGACCACAAGGTGGGTTTAACGAAATCAATCTTCCGGCAAAAGCAGCAGGATCTTCCATTATGCCAGGTAAAGTGAACCCCATCATTCCAGAAGTAGTGAACCAAATTGCTTATGAAGTGATTGGGAACGATATCACAATCACGATGGCATCCGAGGCTGGACAATTACAACTCAATGCCTTTGAACCTATCATCGCGCACAGTCTTTTCAAAAGTATCGAGCACCTAACAGCTGGTTGTAAAACATTAGAAATTAATTGTATCAATGGAATCACTGCCAACCGAGAATTGTTGGAATCCCGAGTGAAAACGTCTGCAGGACTTGCCACCGCCTTAAATCCTTACATTGGATATGAAAACGCAACTCTGGTAGCAAAGAAAGCTCTATTAGAAAACCGATCCGTTGAATCCATTGTTCTTGAATTAGGTTTGTTAGAAGAAAAAAAACTAAAAGAAATCCTAAGCCCAGAAATTCTCACAGCACCTCATACAATTTGAGGTTGGATTATTTCTTGATTTCTTTTTATTTTTAGAGAAAATACGCTCGGTTCTATTCGTAATTTATGAAACAATTAAGTATGGTATTCCTAGTTGAAGATGACGTGATTACAACATTTCTCATCAAAACTTTGATGGAAAAGTTTTCCTTTGCAGACGAAATCCAGGGATTCCAAAATGGAGAGGATGCTTTAAATGCTCTGCTCAGTGGTACGGTAGACCCAGATTTATTGTTTTTAGATTTGAATATGCCGATTATGGATGGTTGGGAATTTTTAAATGCCATAAACCAACATCCAAAGTATGCAAAACTTCCCATTTATATCCTCACGTCTTCCATTGACCCCACGGACAAAGCGCGGTCAGCGGAATTTCAAAATGTGAAAGGTTACCTTGTAAAACCCCTTTCCCTCAAAGATTTACAATCCATCAACCCCACAATAGGCTAATGAGACATATTTTTTTCTTTAGTTTTCCCCATCACGACCGATCTTAAAGTTGTGAGACTTTCAGATATTCCTTCTGTATCTTCTGTTCTAAACCGGATGGAGTCCCTATCCAAACTTTCAGAAAATCCCAAGTCTCTCGTTTCCTTCCCCGATGTTTTAGAAAGGGAATGGAACCGTGCAAAACCACAAGACAACCTTCCCGTAAATACTCAGAGCCTAAAAGCAGAGGGAATTTCTCTCCCCTTCCCCAAAGAAGCCGACTCCCTGCAGGCCAGTCCCAACCAAACAGATGGAAAAACAAAACCAGCGGATATTTTCGGAACCATTGAATCCATTGCCAAATCACAAGGGATGGATCCAAATTTAGTAAAAGCAATGGTAAAAGCGGAATCTAATTTTAAACCCAAAGCCGTCTCCCCCAAAGGTGCGATGGGACTTATGCAACTGATGCCAGAAACCGCAGAATCTTTAGGTGTCTCTGATCCATTTGATCCGGAAGACAATATTGGCGGTGGTGTGAAATTCTTAAAAGGGCTTATGAAAGAGTTCAAAGACCCTGAAAAAGCAATCGCGGCTTATAATGCCGGCCCGGGAGCAGTGAAACGTTACAAAGGCATTCCTCCCTACGAAGAAACACAAAAATACGTAAACAAAGTCAAACGTTACTATAAAGATTTTAGTTCTTAAAAATTAAGTTTTAGTAAAACGTTAGATAACCGAACTTTTTCTGTAAACTCGCAGTATATACCTCAAACGGATGTTTGATGGCAGTTTCCGACCAAGCTTCATCTACTTTTTTAACAATAAAGGCCAAACTCTTTTCATTCCTGATTTTTTCTGATGTAGCTCTTTGAATGAGTACGTCATTTTCGCTGATAGGAACGATCGCAAAAGATCTAGAATTTCTTCGAAATAGTCCTGACTTCTGAACTAATTGGATGTCCTGGTTCCAAATTCCATTCACATACAAAAAAGATTTATCCGTTACCGTTTCCTCTCTCATGTATTTAGTTTTGGTACCTGTTTGGAAATAAAACGCAAAGGAAAATTCTTTCGGTAAATAAATAGGATCTGATTTTAAAATGAGAGCTTGTCCAAAAG
This window contains:
- a CDS encoding aspartate ammonia-lyase, which encodes MSQTIRREHDLLGERDLPADVYWGIHTLRALENYPITGKTIGTYPDLVRALAYIKRASAKANLQLGQLSKEKTKMIVDACDRILANEFHSQFVVDVIQGGAGTSTNMNANEVITNIALEMAGFTKGDYSHLHPLNDVNMSQSTNDVYPSSLKVAAVFAIKDLLSAMEELQLAFRKKSEEFKDILKIGRTQLQDAVPMTLGQEFSTYDVMLGEDISRLKEATSLIGEINLGATAIGTGINTDIRYSQIVTDILSNDTGLSLIAAPNLIEATQDTGAFVQLSGVLKRIATKLSKVCNDLRLLSSGPQGGFNEINLPAKAAGSSIMPGKVNPIIPEVVNQIAYEVIGNDITITMASEAGQLQLNAFEPIIAHSLFKSIEHLTAGCKTLEINCINGITANRELLESRVKTSAGLATALNPYIGYENATLVAKKALLENRSVESIVLELGLLEEKKLKEILSPEILTAPHTI
- a CDS encoding SH3 domain-containing protein, encoding MLKYKIVLFAFFLPTVLLPCDPFPAKTLTPIDHSAKDKSFNEFKTKFLKILKTKDRKALEEVIDNEIHFSFGAEAGKKDFLKSFQLTEKPSTSNFWELMEEVVKLGFRQNKEGQMVAPYFFETFPGDYDPFTYYLVIGKNVNVREDASKESKAITQLSYQIVRSEADDLDGRRLEKESNCNWKKICTPQGKAGYVCDRFLRSPLDYRAFFEKKKNNWFLTIFIVGD
- a CDS encoding lytic transglycosylase domain-containing protein codes for the protein MRLSDIPSVSSVLNRMESLSKLSENPKSLVSFPDVLEREWNRAKPQDNLPVNTQSLKAEGISLPFPKEADSLQASPNQTDGKTKPADIFGTIESIAKSQGMDPNLVKAMVKAESNFKPKAVSPKGAMGLMQLMPETAESLGVSDPFDPEDNIGGGVKFLKGLMKEFKDPEKAIAAYNAGPGAVKRYKGIPPYEETQKYVNKVKRYYKDFSS
- a CDS encoding response regulator, whose protein sequence is MVFLVEDDVITTFLIKTLMEKFSFADEIQGFQNGEDALNALLSGTVDPDLLFLDLNMPIMDGWEFLNAINQHPKYAKLPIYILTSSIDPTDKARSAEFQNVKGYLVKPLSLKDLQSINPTIG
- a CDS encoding TIGR04452 family lipoprotein, with amino-acid sequence MLKKLLFVALAFSLTNCLILNPAGATIDREKGSVVASRITDAAIQTDLINSTVLVGRPSVSILSLLAADIASIDSAKYYVKADVDQCVSEIQGFKGFVLGSTITNIISCQDLKTDGFITGDPFPSF